From Shewanella psychrophila, a single genomic window includes:
- a CDS encoding c-type cytochrome translates to MTMMKSSILLLAGLLLSGAALANTPQDNDAFNATLAVSGLKLDTEVLAHEADFSRGEALANQRCIACHGETMLKIMPTYPSLKGQKSAYLFKQLMEFKRGVRNNPLMQAQAGMLSETEMKDVAYYYSQQSPVIIK, encoded by the coding sequence ATGACAATGATGAAAAGTTCAATATTGCTATTAGCAGGTCTCTTGCTCAGTGGTGCGGCTTTAGCTAATACCCCACAAGACAATGATGCATTCAATGCCACCTTGGCTGTTTCAGGGCTCAAACTTGATACCGAAGTACTTGCACATGAAGCAGATTTTAGCAGGGGAGAAGCATTAGCAAACCAGCGCTGTATCGCTTGTCATGGAGAAACTATGTTAAAAATAATGCCTACATATCCGAGTTTGAAGGGACAAAAATCTGCTTACCTGTTTAAACAGCTTATGGAGTTTAAACGCGGTGTTCGTAATAACCCTCTGATGCAAGCCCAAGCGGGCATGCTGTCTGAAACAGAGATGAAAGATGTGGCTTATTATTATTCACAACAATCACCAGTCATCATAAAGTAA
- the hemL gene encoding glutamate-1-semialdehyde 2,1-aminomutase, whose protein sequence is MTRSDTLFEQAKKTIPGGVNSPVRAFNGVGGSPRFIEKADGAYIYDADGNAYIDYVGSWGPMILGHNHPKIRQAVLAAVENGLSFGAPTELEVTMAEKVIEMVPSMEQVRMVSSGTEATMSAIRLARGFTNRDKILKFEGCYHGHADCLLVKAGSGALTLGQPSSPGIPEDFAKHTLTATYNELESVRTLFEQYPKEISCIILEPVAGNMNCIPPIEGFLEGLRTICDEYDALLIIDEVMTGFRVSKSGAQGHYGITPDLTTLGKVIGGGMPVGAFGGRKDVMQFIAPTGPVYQAGTLSGNPIAMSAGLAQLDALCEDGVYEELAAKTKRIAEGFKAAANKHGIPMSINYVGGMFGLFFTEEEKVTTFAQVTQCDADKFPIFYHGMLDEGVYLAPSAYEAGFLSMAHSEKEIEATLAAADRVFAKMAK, encoded by the coding sequence ATGACCCGTTCCGACACACTTTTTGAACAGGCAAAGAAAACCATACCAGGTGGTGTTAACTCACCAGTACGTGCTTTCAATGGCGTAGGTGGTTCACCACGTTTTATCGAAAAAGCCGATGGGGCATACATCTATGATGCCGACGGTAACGCTTACATAGATTATGTAGGTTCTTGGGGCCCGATGATCTTAGGTCATAACCACCCAAAAATTCGTCAAGCGGTATTAGCTGCTGTCGAGAATGGCCTATCTTTCGGTGCCCCGACTGAACTTGAAGTCACCATGGCTGAGAAAGTCATCGAGATGGTTCCATCTATGGAACAGGTTCGCATGGTGAGCTCAGGTACTGAAGCAACTATGAGCGCGATTCGTCTTGCACGTGGTTTCACCAACCGCGATAAGATCCTGAAGTTTGAAGGCTGTTACCACGGCCACGCCGACTGCTTACTGGTTAAAGCGGGATCTGGTGCTCTGACTCTGGGTCAGCCAAGCTCTCCGGGGATCCCTGAAGATTTCGCCAAGCACACGCTGACAGCGACATACAATGAGCTCGAGTCAGTTAGAACATTGTTCGAGCAATACCCAAAAGAGATCTCTTGCATCATACTCGAGCCTGTTGCCGGTAACATGAACTGTATTCCGCCGATAGAAGGCTTCCTAGAAGGCTTACGTACTATCTGTGATGAGTACGATGCCCTGCTTATTATCGATGAAGTAATGACAGGTTTCCGTGTCTCTAAGAGCGGGGCTCAGGGTCATTATGGCATTACACCTGATTTAACAACCCTTGGTAAAGTGATCGGTGGCGGTATGCCAGTTGGCGCATTCGGCGGTCGTAAAGATGTGATGCAGTTTATCGCACCTACTGGCCCGGTATATCAGGCGGGTACCCTATCCGGTAACCCTATCGCCATGTCGGCAGGTCTTGCTCAATTAGACGCACTATGTGAAGACGGTGTCTACGAAGAACTAGCGGCTAAGACTAAGCGTATAGCTGAAGGCTTCAAGGCTGCGGCTAACAAGCACGGCATCCCTATGTCCATCAATTACGTTGGTGGCATGTTTGGTTTATTCTTCACTGAAGAAGAAAAAGTCACGACGTTTGCTCAGGTAACTCAGTGTGATGCAGACAAGTTCCCTATCTTCTATCATGGCATGTTGGATGAAGGTGTTTACTTAGCACCTAGCGCTTATGAAGCAGGCTTCTTGTCGATGGCTCACAGTGAGAAAGAGATCGAAGCAACTCTAGCAGCAGCCGATCGAGTGTTTGCTAAGATGGCTAAGTAA